Part of the Pseudarthrobacter sp. L1SW genome, GCCTTCGCGGGCGATGGTGATGTCCAGGTCGTACTCTCCTGCTGCCTCGGCAAAGATGGCTGCGGGGCGTGCGTGCAGGCCCACGCGGCTGGCGACGGTTGCTGTGCGTTCTGGCATTTTTGCTCCTTTGTCTTCCGGCGGCTGGTTGAAATGCCGGGTAGAGGTAGTGGGTGAGGCAGGGGTCAGACGGTTGCTGGGACGGGTTCCACCGTAGCAGCGGTCTTGCGGGCTGCCCAGCGCTTCAGGGCCACGACGGCCAGTGCGGTGACGATGGTGCCGGCGATGATCGAGAGGACGAACATCAGCACGTTGTTGATGGCGAAGAACACGAAGATACCGCCGTGGGGTGCCTGCGATGTGACACCGAACGCCATGGTCATCGCCCCGGTAACGGCACCGCCCAGCATGCTGGCAGGAATGACGCGCAGCGGGTCTGCCGCGGCGAACGGGATGGCGCCTTCGGAGATGAAGGAAGCACCCAGCAGCCAGGCTGCCTTGCCGTTTTCACGCTCGTTCAAAGTGAAGAGCTTCTTGTCCAGGACCGTAGCCAAGGCCATGGCCAGCGGGGGAACCATGCCGGCAGCCATGACGGTTGCCATGATCTGCCACGGTGCCTGGTTTGTGGCGCTGCCGGCGCCGAGCCCGGCGACGGCGAAGGCGTAGGCCACCTTGTTCACAGGACCGCCGAGGTCGAAGCACATCATGAGGCCCAGGATGATGCCCAGGACCACTGCTGACGCGCCGGTCATGCCGGACAGCCAGCCGTTAAGTGCCGCGGTGAGGCCGGCGATGGGGCCGCCAAGGACCAGGAACATCAGGCCGGAAGCGAAGATCGAAGCCAGCAGCGGGATGATGACGACGGGCATCAGGCCGCGAAGCCAGCGGGGGACAGACCACGTGCCGATGAGGTGGGCCATGTAGCCCGCCAGGAGGCCGCCGACGATGCCGCCGAGGAAGCCCGCGCCCATGAACCCGGAGACAGCACCGGCAACGAAACCGGGGGCAATGCCGGGCCGGTCAGCGATGGCGTAGGCGATGTAGCCGGCCAGTGCGGGGACCAGGAAGCCCATGGACAGGGCGCCGATCTTGAACAGGACTGCGCCCAGGTATGTGGCGAGTCCGCCCTCGGGAAGGTTGCCGAAGTTGTTCTGCACAACCACTTTGTCCGCGACTTCGGTGATGTCGTAGCCGCCCAGCAGGAAGCCCAGGGCGATCAGGAGGCCGCCGCCGGCAACGAACGGGATCATGTAGCTCACGCCGGTGAGCAGCGCCCTCTTCAGCTTCTGGCCGATGTGCTCGCCCTTTTCGGCTGCTGCCTGCTCGGCCTGCTCCTCGGCACCGAAGTGTGGGACGCGCCGCGCGTTCGGGTCCGAGGCTGCTGCGAGCGCTTCCTGGACCATCTTGGCAGGTTCGTCGATGCCGCGCTTGACGGGTGCGTTGATGACGGGCTTGCCGGCGAAGCGCTCTTTGCCGCGTACGTCCACGTCCACCGCGAAAATCACGGCGTCGGCGGCTGCGATGACAGCGGGATCCAGCGGCTTGGCGCCGGAGGAACCCTGGGTCTCCACCTGCAGGTCGACGCCGGCCTCCTGGGCAGCTGCCACCAGGGAATCAGCTGCCATATAGGTGTGCGCGATGCCGGTGGGGCAGGCAGTCACGGCCACGAGGCGCTTGGGGCCGGACCCGGCAGAGCCTGCCGAAGCCGTGCCCGCCGCAGCGGCGGGGGCAGTGCCTGCCGCAGCCGTGCCGGCGGAAGCCCCGGAGGCACCCGAGGAAGCAACAGCGTCAGCAGGTACCGCCGCTGCGTGGGCTGCCGGCTTTTCGGCAAGTGCGCCGTCCACCAGTTCCACGATCTCCTCGCGGGAGGAGGCATTGCGCAGGGCTGCGGTGAAGTCCTTTTTAATGAGGGACCGGGCCAGTTTGGAGAGCAGCTTCAGGTGCGCCTGATCGGCTCCGTCCGGGGCCGCGATGAAGAAAATCAGGTCCGCCGGGCCGTCCTTGGCGCCGAAGTCCACCTTGGGGTTAAGGCGGGCCATGGCCAGGGTGGGTTCCGTGACGGCGGCCGAGCGGCAGTGCGGGATGGCGATGCCGCCGGGGATACCCGTGGCGGTCTTCTGCTCGCGGGCGAAGGCGTCGGCAAAGAGGCCTTCAACTTCTGTTGCGCGTCCGGCGGCAGCTACTTTGCTTGCCAAGTGCCGGATCACCGCCTCGGGCGCGTTGCCCAGGTTCTGGTCGAGCTCGACCAGGTCCGTGGTGATGAGCTGGGTCACTGTCAATCCTTTCGAAGGGCCGTGATGGTTACGGCATCCGGGGTGGTTTGGTGTACTGCCGGAACCGTTGAACCGGGCAGGGAGGCGGCTGCGGCACCGTGGGCCACAGCCTGGCGAAGGCAGTCGGCCGGGGCGGCGCCCTGGCCGTGGGCGAGCAGGTAGCCGGCCAACGCGGAATCGCCCGCGCCCACCGTGCTGACCGCGGCGACCGGCGGATGCGTGGCCAGCCACGCGCCGTCGGCCGTTACCAGGACAGCTCCCTTGGATCCGAGAGTCGCCAGGACAGCACCCACGCCTGAACGTACGACGGCGGCGGCGGCTGCCGCGGCAGCCTCCGGATCCGCTTCAAGTTCGTCAGCGGTGGCCGCGGCGAAGCCGGCTGCAGCAGCCAGTTCCGCCAGTTCTTCGGCGTTGGGTTTGAGGAGGTCCGGTTTCCCGGAACCGTTGCCGGCCAAATCGGCACCGGCATCGCCTCCGGACATTGCCGCGGCGAGCGGCGCACCGGAGGAATCCACGGCGATGAGCGGTGCACTGCCGTTGCCGGCTGCGCGGATCCGGCGGGCCGCCGTCGCGTAGAAATCAGAAGGAAAGCCTGGCGGGAGCGAACCTGCGAGGACCACCCAGCTGGCGCCGCGTGAGCTCTCCAGCAGCAGTTTGATCAGTGCTTCCTGCTGGTCCGCATCCATGACCGGGCCGGGCTCATTGATCTTGGTGGTCACGCCGCCGGGTTCCGTGAGGGCCACATTGGTCCGGAGTGGTTCGTTGATGGGCAGCGAGACAAACGGCACCGCGTTTTCCCGCAGCCCGGCCAGGACGGGGTCGCTGTCCGCGCCGGGGAGCACGGCAACAGATTCCAGGCCGGAGGCGACCAGTGCGCGGGAAACATTGACGCCCTTGCCGCCTGGCTCTTGGCTGACGGAAACGGCGCGCTGCACTTCGCCCCGCGCCAACGGGCCGGGCAGTGCAACCGTGCGGTCAAGGCTGGGGTTGGCGGTGAACGTGACGATCATGCGATCACCACGTCAACGCCGGCTTCTGCCAGGGCTGCTGCCAGCTCCGGGCCGGGTTCGCTGTCTGTAATCAAGGTGTCCAGATCTTTCAGGGAGGCGAACTGGACCAGGGTTTCCGTGTCCAGCTTGGAGGAGTCGGCCAGCACCACAATGCGGCGGGCCGAGTGGACGAAAGCTGCCTTGACGGCGGCTTCCTCGGGATCGGGCGTGCTCAGCCCAAAGCTTGCATGGATTCCGTTGGTGCCGATGAAGGCAATGTCCGGCCGCAGTTTGCCGGCGGCCTCCACGGTTGCCTGGCCCACGGCAACCTGGGTGATCCCGCGCACCCGGCCGCCCAGGACCTCGAGGGCGATCCCTGGAGCGCTGGAGAGTTTGCCGGCGATGGGAACGGCGTGGGTGATGGCCACCAGTTCGGCCCGTGGTTCCGCTGGGTCGGACGGTTCGACGGCGGCGCGGCGCGACAGCATGTCCGCCAGGACTTCCGTGGTGGTGCCGCCGTCGATCAGGACGCTGCCGGCGGAGTTGCGCGGAATGAGTGCCAGGGCCGCCTCTGCGATCCGGATCTTCTCGTCAGGCCGCTGGATGGCGCGCTCAGTGACGCTTTCCTCAGTGGTGCTGAAGCGGTCTGCTGCAACAGCCCCGCCGTGGACGCGGCGGACGGTGCCGGCGTTCTCGAGGGTAGCGAGGTCCCGGCGGACGGTTTCGGTGGTGATCCGGAAGCGCTCGGCCAGGAGGGTCACGCTGACCCGGCCGCTGCCGGCAACAAGCTCGGCAATCTTTTGCTGGCGCTCCTCGGCGAACACGTACCCTCCGTTGCGTAGGTCTGCTGGTGCTGTGGATCGTTCGGTGGACGCCGTTGCTGAGTGACTGGCATCACATGATGTTGAGTTACTTGACTTTATCTTTGCTTGTGTTGGTTTGTCAATGGAAACCCACATGAAACAAAATCCCACGGGGCGGGCGTCCCGTGACCGTTCGGAGTTTTTGGCCAGATAAGCCGACTTTTCGGCGCGGGGAGCCCTGCATATCTGCCCAAAACTCCCGGCTGGGGAAAGCGAAAAGCCGGGCCAGACCACGAATGGTCTGGCCCGGCTCCTCGGGTCAATGCCTTGTCCTGCACTGCAGCAGGGTGGACTTTGTAGTGCTACAGCCCGCCGTCGCGGCTTTCGTTCCGGGTGATGCGTTCCCCGGTGTTGGGATCAACCACGGACCGCGTCTCGCTGACCCGCCTGCTGCGGCCGGGGGAGGCGAGGATGAGGGAGGCGATAAGTCCAATGACGCCGACTGCCATGAGGATGTAGCCGATGAGCACCTGGTCAACGAAGGGGATGAGGCCCGGAGCGACCGCCCAGGCGAGGATGGCGCCGAGTGCGATGAGGAAAATGGAGGATCCGATTCTCATGAGTTGCTCCTTGTTAATCACGGATGGGCGTCTTCTTAGCCCGCGGACGATTGGTAAGCATGCTGTCCGTTAAGCGTCACGCTACAGCCCGAAGTAGCGGTATTCAATGGTGGGCGCCGGCACGTAACCCATTCGTTGTGGTGTGGCGCCTGTGAAGAAAGGGGCTTGTGAGCCCGGGGTGGTGTGGTTGGCGGACCGGCACGGCTGGGGCGGCGGGCTGCGCAGGATGGCTAGGCTGATCCGATGGAAACAGTTGTGTGGTCTAAACCTGAAGGTGAGCGGGCGGGCACCCCGCTGCTTGTGATGATGCACGGCTACGGCACCGATGAGTCCCGCATGGTCCGCCTTTTTGAATACCTGCCGTCCGAGTTCACGTGCGCGGCAGTGCGCGCGCCGGTGGCCATTGGTGACCACTGGGGATGGTTCCTGCTGGACTACTTCCTGGCCAACGACTTCGCGGACGTCATTAAGGCCTCGAGCGCCGTCCAGGCCTGGATCAACAGCGTTAAGGGCCAGCACAGCAGCGTGAGCCTGCTCGGCTACTCGCAGGGCATGGCAATGGCGAGCACCCTGCTGCGCCTGCATCCCAAGGACTATGTGGCGGTTGTGGGCCTTTCCGGTTTTGTGCTCCAGAATGAGCTGCTGTCCCTCACGGAATCCTTCGACACCAAGCCGCCCTTTTTTTGGGGAAGGGACAAGGCGGACCTGGTCATCAACGAGGACGCGATCGCCTACACGGAGGAATGGCTCCAGCAGAACACGCTCCTCACCGCCAGGACCTACCCCGGCATGGGCCATGCAATGTCAAAGACGGAAATGGTGGACGTCAGCGTCTTCCTGCGCCACTATGTGCTCCGTCCGGACGGGACCACAAAAATCCAAGCCTGACGGTCCCGGATGCTGAGACGTGCCTCACGTCAGGTTCCGCTAGAAAAAACAGTTGCCAGCTAAATTTGTAAGCGCTTACACTCTTCTTCGGCCGCTATCGCGGCCCTGAGCTGGGCGGACAAGGAGATCAGCGCGGTGCCGAGGGTTTACTGCAGCCGGATACTGTCCCACGTCCTGCATCCGGCCTGCGCCTTTGGAGGTGCCGCCGGCTTGTCCGACGCCGGGCTCCGTGTCCATGATGGTAGGGATACAACGATCAGCGAGGCCAGGGCCGCCGCGCTCCCTTCGCGGACCGCCGCCTCCCCTGGCCGCCGATCATCCGGGCATCGATGCCTCCCCACTCCAAGCATCCAGCCTTCAAGGCTGCCCGCCGTCCTGGAAGGACAACGCACCGCTGATGAATGAAAATACCGCAGCAGACCACGCAACGGCCGAGGTGTCCGCCTGGGCCGATGCCTCTGCCATCCTCTTCGACCTGGACGGCGTGCTGACACCCACGGCAACCGTCCATGAGCAGGCATGGCAGGAACTGTTCGAGGACTACCTGGCGGCTCAGCCGCAGGTGCCCGGATACAGCGAGAGCGACTACTTCGACCACATCGACGGCAAGCCGCGCTTCGACGGCGTCCGGGATTTCCTGGCCTCGCGGGGGATTAAGCTCCCCGAGGGCCCCACTGATGACGACCCCGCCAACACCACCGTGCAGGGCCTGGGCAACCGGAAGAACCGGATTTTCAACGACATCGTGAGCGCCGGAGTGGAGCCCTTCACCGGCTCGGTGCGTTTCCTCGAAGCCGCGCTTGAACGCGGGCTGAAGGTCGCCGTCGTCTCTTCCTCCCGGAACGCCCCGGCCGTCCTTGCGGCGGCCGGGCTCAGCGAGCGCTTCCCGGTGGTGGTGGACGGTGTGGTCGCGGCAAGCGAAGGCCTGCCGGGCAAGCCCAGCCCCGCCACCTATGAGTATGCCGCCCGCCTGCTGGGCCTTCCCAGCGGGGAATGCGTGGTGGTGGAGGACGCGGTGTCCGGTGTCCAGGCCGGCGACGCCGGATCGTTCTATTCGGTCATCGGCGTGGACCGCGGCGCCGGGCGGCAGGCGCTGCTCGACGCCGGAGCCACCCTGGTGGTCAATGACCTCGAGGAACTTCTTCCCTAAAGAAGGCAGCCTTCCCCGAGGCCGCCCGCTGCTACCCCCGGCAGCTCCCATCAGTACCAGTTACCCCCCCCGAAAAGTATCCCCAGGCCGGCAGCAAACCGGTTGCCCGGCCAAACGCCAAAGGACCCAACACCATGGCCCTGATCTCAGCGGACCGCGAAAGATTCCCCAACTCCCCCTGGCAGCTCGTGGAAACCCGCCACGAACAGGGCAATGAAGGGACGCTGGAAACCCTCTTTGCCCTGGGCAACGGACATTTGGGGATCCGTGGCGCCCACTGGGCCTCCGCCGACTCCGATCTGCCGGGCAGCTTCATCAACGGGCTGCACGAAATCTGGGACATCAAGCACGCGGAAAACGCCTTCGGGTTTGCCCGGACCGGCCAGCGAATCCTCTACATTCCTGATGCCAACAACTTCACGGTGGTCATCGACGGCGAGTCCCTCAGCCTCGCCGAGTCCGAGGTGCTGGATTACCGGCGCTCCGTGGACTTCTCCACCGGGGTGTACGAATGCCGCGTCACCTGGCAGTGCCGCTCCGGTGCCGTCGTCACCACCACTGAACGCCGGGCTGTAGGTTTCGCCTCCCGCGGAGCCCTCGGCATCTCCCTGGACGTGGTGACGGACCGCGAGGTTTCCGTGGACGTCACCTCCTCGGTGATCAACCGCCAGGACCAGCCCGTAGAGGACCACTCCGCCCACGATCCCCGCCGGGCCGGCCGCCACGCCGGACGCGTGCTGCTGCCCCTGCGCCTTGACGGCGGCGACGGATCGCTCCGCCTGGCCTGGGAGGCCGCTGAATCCAAGCAGCGGGTGGGCGTTGCGGTGGATCACTGGACCTCCGCAGGGCACCAGCCGTTCGACACGCTGGTTGACCAGGATGACAGCAGCGTCCGTTACGTCCTGGCTGTCAGCCCGGGCGAGCCGTTCCGCCTCGAAAAGAGCGTCAGCTATGCGGCTGGCCGGGCCATCCAGGACCCCTCGGTGGACCCCGCCGCGGCCGCAGAGGAAGGCCTCCGCCCGGTGGGTGACATCTTTGCCGAGAGCGAAGCGCACTACCGCGACTACTGGGCCACCTCGGACATCGTGGTCGACAGCCAGTCCGTGCTGCAGCAGGCCATCCGCTGGAACCTGTTCCAGCTTGCCCAGGCCACGGCCCGGGCGGACGTGGCCGGTATCCCCGCCAAGGGCGTGACGGGTTCCGGCTATGAAGGCCACTATTTCTGGGACCAGGAGGTCTACCTCCTGCCATACCTGACGTACACCAACCCCGACGGCGCCCGGCAGGTCCTCGAATTCCGCCACGGCATGCTCCCCGAAGCCAAGATCCGGGCCAAGGAACTGAGCGTTGACGGCGCCCTGTTCCCGTGGCGCACCATCAACGGGCTCGAGGCGAGCGCATACTATGCCGCAGGCACGGCGCAGTTCCACATCGCCGCTGCCATCGCCTTTGCCGCCAACCGGTACGTCTGGGCCACCGGGGACACCGCCTTCCGCGACGGGATGGGCGCCGAGCTGCTCATTGAAACGGCGCGGATGTGGATCTCGCTGGGCTTCTTCGGCAAGGACGGGCTCTTCCACATCCACGGCGTCACCGGCCCGGACGAGTACACCGCCGTGGTCAACGACAACCTCTACACCAACGTGATGGCCCGCTTTAACCTGCGTGCCGCCGCGGCCCTGGAGCATGCGGGCATCACCCACGAAGAGCGGCAGCTGTGGGAGGCGGCCGCGAACCGGATGCAGCTTCCGTTCGACGAGCGGATGCAGGTGCACTCGCAGGACAACGACTTCATGCACCTCGAACCCTGGGACTGGACCACGCCCCGGTCCAAGTACCCCCTGCTCCTGCATTTCCACCCGCTGGTGATCTACCGCCACCAGGTCCTGAAGCAGGCAGACACCGTCCTGGCGATGTTCCTGCAGTGGCAGGACTTCACGCCGGAGGAGAAACAGCGCGCCTTCGACTTCTACGACCCCCTGACAACCGGCGACTCAACGCTGTCGGCCTGCGTCCAGGGCATCATGGCGGCCGAGGTGGGGTACTCCCGGGAAGCGCTGGACCATTTCACGAACGCCGTGTTCATCGACCTGGATGACACGCACGGCAACACCATCGACGGCGTGCACATCGCCTCCACGGGCGGGGTGTGGAGCTCCCTGGTCTGCGGTTTTGCCGGGTTGCGGGACCAGGGGCCGATCCCGTACTTCGACCCGCGGCTGCCGTCGGAATGGGACGGGCTCACCTTCCACCTGAAGATCCAGGGCCGCCTGCTGCTGGTGGAACTCAGGGCCGGGACCATCACGCTGACGGTCCGTGACGGCGATGCCTTGGCCGTGGACGTCCGGGGCCAGCTGATCACGGTGGGTGCCGAGCCCGTCCAGGTGGCGCTTGAGCCAGTGCCGGAACCGGAGCCCACGGTGTTCCCCAGCGGACATCCGACGGCGAGTATCCCGGTGGTGCGTGTCCAGGAGCGCGTGCAGGAGTAGGTGCCGGCGGCCGCCTAGTCTCCTGCCGCCGTCGTACGTTCCGCCTCAGGTGACCTGTCCAGGGGGTGGGCCAGTTCGTCGTCGGGCATGCCGGCGGCGGCCATGGCAATCACTGCCATGACGGGGCATACCCCGCCGGCCACCAGGAAGATCAGCCAGAGGGGCAGGACTTCGGCGGCCGGGCCGGCAAGCGCCATGGACACCGGCATCAGCGCGAGCGAAACGAAGAAGTCCAGGCTGGACACCCGGCCCAGCAGGTGCGCCGGGACGCGCCGCTGGAGCAGGGTGCCCCAGATGACCATTCCCACGCTGCCGGTGGCGCCGAAGACAAACAGCGCGGCGGCGATGGCCCAGAAGTTGTCCATGATGCCGACGGCGGCCAGCGGCAGGCTGCCGGCACCCCAGGACACCATCATCACCGTGAGGTAGCGGCGCGGCAGCCGGAAGGACGCCGTGAACAGCGAGCCGAGCGCGGCGCCAACCCCCATGATGGCCAGGAGGAAGCCGAACATGCGGGAGTCGCCGGCCAGTTGGTCGCGCACCACGAAGGGCAACAGCACCTCGATGGGCCCGATCAGGAACAGCACGGAGATGCACGCCCAGATGAGGGTCCACAGCAGCCAAGGCGTCTGGAGCGTGTAGCGGATGCCCTCGCGCAGGTCGTCGATGAAGGATGTCCTGCCGCCCCCGCCTTCAGTGCCCGCCGGCGCGCGGCCGTCCGTCTCCGCCCCGTTGACGGGCGCCGCCAGGGCGTGCTGGCCCAGGAAGTTCAGGACGATGAATGCCAGCAGGTGGCACACGGCCACCGCCGTAACAGCGTGCGACGGCGAGAGGGCAGCCACCACCATGCCCGCCACCGCGGGGCCCGCAGCCTGCTGGAGCACGGGCCGCATGGACCCCTCCATCCCGTTCGCGGCCAGCAGGTCCTGGGCAGGGAGGATGCGGGGCAGGATGGCCGAGTAGGCAGGGAAGAAGAAGGCGGCGCCGACGCCGAGGACAAAGGAGCCTGCCGCGACATGCCACAGCTGAAGCAGGCCGGCCATGGCCAGTCCGCTGACCGTGGCTATGACCGCCAGGTTGGCTCCCTCCACCGCAATGATCAGGCGGCGCTGGGGGATCCGGTCCGCTGCGATGCCGCCGGCCAGGACGAAGGCCACCAGGCCCACGCTGCCCGCGGCCGCCACAAGGGAGAGCTCCAGCGGCCCGCCGCCCAGCTGGATCACCTGGTACACCATCGCCACGGCCCACATGCCGGAACCAAAAATCGAGATGGCCAATGCTGCGATGAGCACCCGGTACTCGCGGTGCGCAAAGGGCCGCAGGGCTTTGGGGGTGGGCATAGGGTAAGTCTAGGCTTTGGACGTATGCCGGGGAGCCGGCCCACTACCCGACAAGGCACCGCAGGTCGCGGCAGGGTGGGGGTAAGCACCGGCAGTGGCCTAATGTTAAGCAACCTTAGTATTAGGAATTCCGGCATCAGCCCGCCGGCGAGACAAACAGAGGTGACCATGGCCAAGCGCAGCAACCCCGCAGTACGAATCGCCCAGGAAACCGCCCACAACGCGGTATTCGATGCCGACGGCAAGCCCAAGCCCGGTGTCCACAACATGCTCCTGAAGGCGGTGGAGATCCAGCGCCCCCTGGTGGTGGCGTACATCCGCCGGCTCCAGAAGAAGCACCCCCGGGCAACCGCAGCGCAGCTGGCTGACATCCTGGAGCGCGACTACCTCCGCGCCGTCACCGGCGGAGGCGCGCTGGTGGGCGCAACCGCCGTGGTGCCCGGAGTCGGGACGGTGGCGTCCCTGGGACTGTCCGCCGCCGCAACCGTGGGGTTCCTTGAAGCGACAGCCCTCTACTCCACTTCCCTTGCGGAGCTGCACGGCATCCGGCTTACCAATCCGGAGAAGGCCAGCACCATGGTGATGGCCATCATGCTGGGCGAGGAAGGGACCGCCCTTCTGGGCACACTGAGCGGCCAGGCGGCGGGCAGGGAAGTGAACGCCACCAAGGCGTGGGGCAACGTCCTTTCCAGGTCCATGCCCGTACCGGGCTTCGGCAGCATCCGAAGCAGGATCCAGAAAGCCTTCCTCAAGAACCTGCTCAAGCGCCAGGGCACTGCGCTGTTTGGCCGCGCCCTGCCGTTCGGCATAGGTGCCGTGGTGGGCGGAGCCGGTAACCTCATCATGGGGCGCGCCGTGGTGGCCAATGCCAAAGAGGCGTTTGGCCCCATGCCGGACACCATCCCCGGAGAGCTCACTCCTGCGGCCGCGGCACAGAACAACCAAACGCTGGAAGGCAACACTCTTGGATCTCAACGCTGACCTTGGCGAATCGTTCGGTTCCTGGAAGATGGGGGACGACGCCTCCATGTTCCAGCTGGTCACCAGCGCCAACGTGGCCTGCGGCTTCCACGCCGGGGACCCTGTCACCATGCTGGACAGCTGCCGGGCTGCCTACGAACTGGACGTCACCGTCGGTGCCCACGTGGGGTACCGGGACCTTGCAGGCTTCGGCCGCCGCTCGCTGGACATGAGCTTCGACGAGCTGTTCGGCGACGTGCTGTACCAGCTGGGGGCGCTCGACGGCGTTGCCCACGCCGTGGGTGCCTCCGTGGACTATGTGAAGCCGCACGGAGCGCTGTACAACCGCCTGGTGCAGGACGCCGAACAGGCCTCCGCAGTGGTGGCCGCCGTCAACTCGTACGATCCCGGCCTGCCCATCCTGGGCCTGCCCGGGTCCGAGCTGCTGAAGCAGGCGAAGGAGGCCGGCCACCCCGTCTTCGTCGAGGCCTTTGTGGACCGCGCCTACCTTGCCGACGGAACGCTGGTGCCGCGCTCGCAGGAAGGTGCCGTGCTGCACGACGTCGACGCGATCGTCGCGCGGGCCGTGCGCCTTGCGACCAAGGGGGAAGTAGTGGCCGTGGACGGCACAGTGGTGCAGGTCCGGCCGGATTCCCTGTGCATCCACGGCGACACTCCGGGTGCCGTGGAGATGGCCTCGGCAGTCCGGGCTGGGCTGGAAGCAGCCGGCGTGGAGCTGGAGGCGTTCGCCTAAGAACGTGCGCTTGGTTGAAAGGGGCGCCTGCTTACCCAAAAACCAGGTGCGCAGCCGTAAAGATCGCCAACCCGGCCAGTGAGCCCACCACCGTGCCGTTGATCCGGATGAACTGCAGGTCCTTGCCCACCTGGAGTTCGATCTTCTGCGAAGTTTCCTCCGCATCCCAGCGCGCCACGGTGTCCGTGATGACGCCGGCGATATCGGAGCGGTAGGTCCGCACCAGATAGCCGGCGGCGTCGCCGATCCAGGCGTTCACCTTGCCGGCGAGCTCGGGATCGCTGACCAGCCGGGAGCCGAAGTCGCGGACTGCAGCCTTGAACTTGATGGTCAGCTCGCTGTCCGGATCGTCCACCGCGCCCAGCAGCGCATTCTTCACCGTGCCCCAGGTGCGGGAGGCGAGTTCGCGCACTTCGGGATCGCCCAGGACCTGGGCCTTGATGTCCTCAGCACGGGCAATCATCGCCGGATCGTGCTGCAGGT contains:
- a CDS encoding 1-phosphofructokinase family hexose kinase codes for the protein MIVTFTANPSLDRTVALPGPLARGEVQRAVSVSQEPGGKGVNVSRALVASGLESVAVLPGADSDPVLAGLRENAVPFVSLPINEPLRTNVALTEPGGVTTKINEPGPVMDADQQEALIKLLLESSRGASWVVLAGSLPPGFPSDFYATAARRIRAAGNGSAPLIAVDSSGAPLAAAMSGGDAGADLAGNGSGKPDLLKPNAEELAELAAAAGFAAATADELEADPEAAAAAAAAVVRSGVGAVLATLGSKGAVLVTADGAWLATHPPVAAVSTVGAGDSALAGYLLAHGQGAAPADCLRQAVAHGAAAASLPGSTVPAVHQTTPDAVTITALRKD
- a CDS encoding alpha/beta hydrolase; amino-acid sequence: METVVWSKPEGERAGTPLLVMMHGYGTDESRMVRLFEYLPSEFTCAAVRAPVAIGDHWGWFLLDYFLANDFADVIKASSAVQAWINSVKGQHSSVSLLGYSQGMAMASTLLRLHPKDYVAVVGLSGFVLQNELLSLTESFDTKPPFFWGRDKADLVINEDAIAYTEEWLQQNTLLTARTYPGMGHAMSKTEMVDVSVFLRHYVLRPDGTTKIQA
- a CDS encoding DeoR/GlpR family DNA-binding transcription regulator, with product MFAEERQQKIAELVAGSGRVSVTLLAERFRITTETVRRDLATLENAGTVRRVHGGAVAADRFSTTEESVTERAIQRPDEKIRIAEAALALIPRNSAGSVLIDGGTTTEVLADMLSRRAAVEPSDPAEPRAELVAITHAVPIAGKLSSAPGIALEVLGGRVRGITQVAVGQATVEAAGKLRPDIAFIGTNGIHASFGLSTPDPEEAAVKAAFVHSARRIVVLADSSKLDTETLVQFASLKDLDTLITDSEPGPELAAALAEAGVDVVIA
- a CDS encoding glycoside hydrolase family 65 protein gives rise to the protein MALISADRERFPNSPWQLVETRHEQGNEGTLETLFALGNGHLGIRGAHWASADSDLPGSFINGLHEIWDIKHAENAFGFARTGQRILYIPDANNFTVVIDGESLSLAESEVLDYRRSVDFSTGVYECRVTWQCRSGAVVTTTERRAVGFASRGALGISLDVVTDREVSVDVTSSVINRQDQPVEDHSAHDPRRAGRHAGRVLLPLRLDGGDGSLRLAWEAAESKQRVGVAVDHWTSAGHQPFDTLVDQDDSSVRYVLAVSPGEPFRLEKSVSYAAGRAIQDPSVDPAAAAEEGLRPVGDIFAESEAHYRDYWATSDIVVDSQSVLQQAIRWNLFQLAQATARADVAGIPAKGVTGSGYEGHYFWDQEVYLLPYLTYTNPDGARQVLEFRHGMLPEAKIRAKELSVDGALFPWRTINGLEASAYYAAGTAQFHIAAAIAFAANRYVWATGDTAFRDGMGAELLIETARMWISLGFFGKDGLFHIHGVTGPDEYTAVVNDNLYTNVMARFNLRAAAALEHAGITHEERQLWEAAANRMQLPFDERMQVHSQDNDFMHLEPWDWTTPRSKYPLLLHFHPLVIYRHQVLKQADTVLAMFLQWQDFTPEEKQRAFDFYDPLTTGDSTLSACVQGIMAAEVGYSREALDHFTNAVFIDLDDTHGNTIDGVHIASTGGVWSSLVCGFAGLRDQGPIPYFDPRLPSEWDGLTFHLKIQGRLLLVELRAGTITLTVRDGDALAVDVRGQLITVGAEPVQVALEPVPEPEPTVFPSGHPTASIPVVRVQERVQE
- a CDS encoding DUF6458 family protein, producing the protein MRIGSSIFLIALGAILAWAVAPGLIPFVDQVLIGYILMAVGVIGLIASLILASPGRSRRVSETRSVVDPNTGERITRNESRDGGL
- a CDS encoding fructose-specific PTS transporter subunit EIIC; the encoded protein is MTQLITTDLVELDQNLGNAPEAVIRHLASKVAAAGRATEVEGLFADAFAREQKTATGIPGGIAIPHCRSAAVTEPTLAMARLNPKVDFGAKDGPADLIFFIAAPDGADQAHLKLLSKLARSLIKKDFTAALRNASSREEIVELVDGALAEKPAAHAAAVPADAVASSGASGASAGTAAAGTAPAAAAGTASAGSAGSGPKRLVAVTACPTGIAHTYMAADSLVAAAQEAGVDLQVETQGSSGAKPLDPAVIAAADAVIFAVDVDVRGKERFAGKPVINAPVKRGIDEPAKMVQEALAAASDPNARRVPHFGAEEQAEQAAAEKGEHIGQKLKRALLTGVSYMIPFVAGGGLLIALGFLLGGYDITEVADKVVVQNNFGNLPEGGLATYLGAVLFKIGALSMGFLVPALAGYIAYAIADRPGIAPGFVAGAVSGFMGAGFLGGIVGGLLAGYMAHLIGTWSVPRWLRGLMPVVIIPLLASIFASGLMFLVLGGPIAGLTAALNGWLSGMTGASAVVLGIILGLMMCFDLGGPVNKVAYAFAVAGLGAGSATNQAPWQIMATVMAAGMVPPLAMALATVLDKKLFTLNERENGKAAWLLGASFISEGAIPFAAADPLRVIPASMLGGAVTGAMTMAFGVTSQAPHGGIFVFFAINNVLMFVLSIIAGTIVTALAVVALKRWAARKTAATVEPVPATV
- a CDS encoding HAD family phosphatase, with product MNENTAADHATAEVSAWADASAILFDLDGVLTPTATVHEQAWQELFEDYLAAQPQVPGYSESDYFDHIDGKPRFDGVRDFLASRGIKLPEGPTDDDPANTTVQGLGNRKNRIFNDIVSAGVEPFTGSVRFLEAALERGLKVAVVSSSRNAPAVLAAAGLSERFPVVVDGVVAASEGLPGKPSPATYEYAARLLGLPSGECVVVEDAVSGVQAGDAGSFYSVIGVDRGAGRQALLDAGATLVVNDLEELLP